The proteins below are encoded in one region of Sphingobacterium sp. R2:
- a CDS encoding MarR family winged helix-turn-helix transcriptional regulator, which yields MDDLLKLDKQLCFSVYVLHREIMQQYRAILEEIDLTYPQYITMMALWENDEQTVNQLGGKLFLDNGTLTPLLKRLEAKALLTRTRSKSDERVVKIKLTKQGLLLKEKASCIPMQIFQTLNLEYDDMIQLKSLADKIVNNSGKR from the coding sequence ATGGACGACTTATTAAAATTAGATAAACAGCTCTGCTTTTCAGTTTACGTGCTGCATAGGGAAATTATGCAGCAATATCGAGCTATTCTTGAAGAGATCGACTTGACCTACCCACAATATATCACCATGATGGCATTATGGGAAAATGATGAGCAAACGGTAAATCAATTAGGTGGTAAACTATTTTTAGATAATGGAACACTTACACCACTGTTGAAACGTCTCGAGGCCAAAGCCTTGCTCACCCGAACACGAAGCAAATCTGATGAGCGTGTGGTAAAAATCAAACTAACGAAGCAAGGATTGCTGCTGAAAGAAAAAGCGAGTTGTATTCCTATGCAGATTTTTCAAACGTTAAACCTTGAGTATGATGATATGATCCAGCTCAAGTCTTTAGCTGATAAAATTGTAAATAATTCGGGTAAACGCTAG